The Clarias gariepinus isolate MV-2021 ecotype Netherlands chromosome 28, CGAR_prim_01v2, whole genome shotgun sequence DNA window ATTTTCTCCAAAGACTCAAATTCACTGGTTTTATTCTCTAGTATTCTCCAGGGGAGTCGGTAATTTCGCAACATAAAGATTTAGACAAAACGAACTACACCGAAGATCAAACAGCACTTTTGTAGGGATTCACTTTTATTAACTGAATGGTAAGCAATTTCTCCTAACAGTCGTTGTATGCGTTATGTTTATCCACGAGTGTCTGTTTATTTTCactaagggtgccaataattttgggTTTGACTGAGTAATTTTTGCACGATTGATCATTCTTAAACTTTTACAAACCATTTCTTGCAGATGTTTTGTAATCTCTTtctaaaaagtgtaaaatttgTTGAACTGGTGAATATTTCAGGTGAAATCGATCGATGTCTAAAAAAAGTTGCAGAAGGAGTCGAACAGTTTGAGGACATCTGGCAAAAGGTGAGAGGCTTTTAAACATGACAACTCTCAGTCCTAACAGCTCTTAAACGGGATCTGcgaggagcgttcaagtcaaagtgggactttgaTAGTGCAGAATGACGGAGCACACTTGTCCAAACCGTCCTGTGcttcttgaagtcttctgtaaaagtCAGTCGCTTTTACACTGTCATTCATGAGAAGTCTCTAAACTTTGACTTGAATACCCCGTCCATTTTTCCATATCGTTGtgcctttaaataaatattcgTTATTGTTTAGCATGCTTGttattgttctttaaaaaaaaaaataataataaaaatttattttctacagctTCACAATGCAGCAAACGCCAACCAAAAAGAGAAATATGAGGCTGACCTcaagaaagagataaagaaatTACAGGTGACACACTACACACATGTAATCCCACCTTCTTCACattcttttgttttctctctcactaAAAAATAAGCTCCCCCCCCCTATTTgtccatttttatgttttacttttcCAGATAATAGTGCTGCACAGATTTATTAGAAGAAGTACTAGAAAGTGTTTAATTCTCCTGTACAGTGATGTCCAGAAATATTCGGGCAATGACATAGTTATGGGTAGCCGTGTATTATGGTATATtggatttgaaataaaaatttatataagcTTAAAGCTTTCTTTCTAGGGTATTAACATCCAAATCAGGTAAACCGtgtagcatttttattttttattttctctctctccagatATTCATGATATTCCAGACATGGGATTcgttttaaaaagtgttttgtttttttggaaagaTGTACTAAATGGTTGTTTTGACTCCatgtaatgtttttctttatctctttgattattttattttattttattattttcctcaaATAATCTTTTCCTTTACTGACACTCCTAGCTCTGTAAACGTATTTCTAATAATGTAGAAATAACACACTTTAGGCCATCGAACATCTTGATGTATTTAAATGTGCTGTAATTACTACATCCTTTATTCGAGTTTGGAATGTAAatgccctaaaaaaaaaaaggaactaatGATATCTGTATCTATAATGATATGATGGATAAAATGATATCCAAGCAATATACAGTATccgccaaaatatacagtactgaacaaTATCACCTTGTTGTCATCTGTGATATCATTTCCCCTGAAAGAAACTAACATACACACTATTGGCGTGTTGATTTACCACGGTAAGTGTTGGAAGGGTGTGTGCAGCGGCTGTAATCTTTTCCTTTACTGACACTCCTACCTCTGTAAACTTATTTTTCCAATAATGTAGGAATAACACACTTTTGGCCATCGAACATCTTGATGTATATAAATGTGCTGTAATTACTACACCCTTCATTCGAGTTTGGAATGTAAatgccctaaaaaaaaaagtaactaatGATATCTGTATCTATAATGATATGATGGATAAAATAATATCcaagcaatatacagtatgcgcCAAAATATACGGTACTGAACAATATCACCTTGTTGTCATCTGTGATATCATTTCCCCTGAAAGAAACCAACATACACACTATTAGCGTGTTGATTTACCACGGTAAGTGTTGGAAGGGTGTGTGCAGCGGCTGTAGACCGTGACATCATTCACGCAGATTCTCAAACCGGATCCTGGAACTGAGGTACTGTAGACTCCTACGAAAGGGGACGATTTGCTCGCGTAATGCAGGAATAGTTCTTTAACATTTTCCCACAAGTAGAGATCAGTTGGTGTAAGATCAAAGTAATGGGAAGGAATTGTTCCGCCACCTTTTTCAAACTTGGTCCTGTATGAGCGGAAATATTACTCAACTGTGGATGCTTTGGACAAACGCACATGCGCGAGtttcattactgtatattttggcttATACCGCATCACTTGAATATAGTTAATATATAATTCTAATTATCTccattttcttaaaataaggCTACATTAAGCATAGCAAATCTATGATTATAAAACTTACTCAAGtcaaatgttaataaaatttaaagagaATATATTTCATTCTATTATGTAGAAATTGACCGAATGATCAATAGAACCAGTAGACCAATTTTAGTGATATTTGCATTGTTGtaaacttattttaagaaattttagGTTATTAGGATTGTTTagattttagaatatttaaacgTCCTgggtattaataattttatttaaactagtCAAATATTTCCAAGTTTTTATGCACTGCATTCATTCGAGCTGAACAGTTGCCTGGCTGCAATACACCAAGACTTCACACCAGGGGTCACTGCTGTAGGGAAAGTTATTTTACTGAGGAGCCTAATCTTCTGGCAACTttcaggcacacacactcactcatacactacaGGGGGTTCGGAAACACCAGTCATCCTACATCACATGttagcatggagagaacatgcaaaaaacTACACACAGGCTGCAGCCGAGATCCGAACCCCACCAACCCTGACAgtaaccaccaagccaccatGTTACCCTTTTTTGTATACCAAACAAAAACACCAACTCAACCATGCCAAAAACTGAAAATGGAATTTATTCAGGTCTCTTGATTTCGAACTGGTTTCAGGGATACAGATACACCTCTCTTGGATGAAGAAACATGCCACAGAATGGTGGGTCGTGAAACAGAACTCCCACGTGAGTTTCTGGTGCGATCGCCATTTGCCTCTAGCAGCACGACACTTTTTCACACGCTGAGTCGATCAGACTGTAGTCTGTCAAGTGTTGTcccactttttttccccagccaAACCTGTGCAAAGATATCGGAGCTGGAACATCTCAAAAGATGCTCCGTAGGTGTCAAGTCTGGTGAGAATACAAAAAGAACTGGGTCATTCCGACTTGCCAGGATATATGTGTGCGTAGAGGTCTGGCTGGATGTGAGGCTGGGTGCATCGTCATGCTAAATGGAGGCCTGATGGTGTGAATGAAAGGGGTTTCATCACTGAATGTTTGTGgacatgtttgtttttcctcaaaCTGTTGGCATAAAGTTTTGAAACTTCATACCCTGGAGCATTACGGTTTCCCAGACTCTTAAACCggctccctgtgcacaaagcaagctctGTAAAGACATAGTTTGGAAGTTGAAAGCTGGTGTCCTACAAAGAGAACGGCCATTGAAGAATGTTGGGATGAACTGGATCACTGATTGATCTCACTCGTTCTCTTATGGCTGAATGAGCACAAATATAACTCCAACGATCTGATAGAAAGCCTTACCAAGAGATTGGGGCAAAAAATACATCTGAAATGGGATCTTCAGCAAGCAAATACAGTGAGGTGTTCACAAACCTTTTGTCATAAAGTGTACATCAAAGTGTGCAATCAAAATCTCATTGATAAATTGCCTTTGGGTTTGTTGCCCATAGGAAATACCCAACAACCTAAATCCTACCACCACCATGGGTAACTGTTTTCCAGAGCACCAATGGCTGTTGGAGTTAAAACCTTGTCCCCTTACACAGGAACCTCATTAAGATCAGTGCACCGATGAGAACGTGATGAGAATGCATTTGACCTACGACTTCTTCCTGTTCCTGTCAATACAAGTGTTTAATCAACTAGAATGTATGACTGTTCTCAGATAATCTTGCCAAGACAACCAGACTGATATGAAGGTCATGAGTCCACACATGGTCACTTCAATTATAAGACTGGATGGTGCTTCAACAGTTCTGAAAAATATAACTAAGAACTAAAACATTTGCAGTTCCTCTAATGTCCATTGGGGGCTGAAACCAAAAGTGAGTCGGACCCAATAGAGCCCCATGTTAAAATGGCCACCGGAAAATATGTTATATGTtggtaaattatatataattgggGGCGCACCAAATTTGAATGACTGCTAACTGAAATTGTTGTACAGGAGTTAAGTGAGTTAAGAGGATGATTTGTATTGTACGCAAAGTAAAGTTAGCATAGAAATTAACGTTAGACACCTTAacattttagctaagctaaagctaagctaCAGTAGCTAGCTTGTAGTAACTGAGGTAAGTAGGCGTGTTCTAACCAACCCGGCAGCCAGGGTTCAGACGAAGTCGCGTCCCGCCAAGATGACGGAAACTGTGTGAACTTTAAATCCACTCTTCAAGAAAAGCTATGGGTGACGTCATGGAGGGTTTGTTTGGTTCTCTTTATATAGTGCATGTTTAGGATAAAGCATCCGGGGTGATAGGGCATTATAATGTacgtaaaaaaatatttttgcttttataaaaaaggatctgtctgctaaaaaaaaacaaaaaaactgtagaataaggaaaaagtaGTAAAGTAGATACAAAAGTGTAGTCGAtgattgtgtatttaaaaaaatgcatgcaacaCATCCTTcagctgtttaattaaaaatgttgttttcaattAAACAGCTGAAGAATGTGTTGCATATGTAATTTGAAGTCTGTAAATATGAAGCATCAGTTCTGATCCCCGTTTTAAAATGACACAACTCTCTGAGGTATTGTCAGCTATAATTTTTCTGTCATGGATGTGTCATATTTCACTGaataacatgtttatttctaatttattttggttACTATGACTATTCAAGCCACCAAAGCTAAGGACATATGCATATATCTGTTCCAGTGTGTGAGGTCAACTGTGCTTGGCCTCACAGGGCAAGTCACCGCACGCTGGACTCGAGCGTTAGAAGCGTGCTCTCAGTTTCTCCTCATAGTCATCACTGTGTTTCATTGTCGCTTaattttgttcttcttttttccctcttcgttTTCTCTCACTCTTTGGCCGATCCATCTGGCTTTTCCAGCGCCTCCGAGACCAGATTAAGACGTGGGTGGCCTCGAACGAGATCAAAGACAAAAGGCAGCTAGTGGACAACCGCAAACTCATAGAGACAGTGAgtgagcctgtgtgtgtgtgagagtgtgaaaATTGTTTTATGCTACTGCTATATCCATTTATCCACTTTTAACggctaataaaaaaattcacgacagatttatttattgtaaaactGTGTTTTAAATGAAGTAATATCACAGATgaatgatgtactgtagaaaAAACTATGTGAGTACATAATAGTGTAAGTAAATCTTGTCATTCAGTTACAGCCCTGTTAATATGTTACCATGGTGACGGGCAAAACGGTTGCACACTTTTACAAAAAGTAGTTTATAAACTAAAGCCTTTAACTTGAGAATATCGTGTGCAATACAGTGGTGCATCGTTCAGATCGCATCAGCGAAGGAGCGTTGTATTTACAGACGACAGCATTTATGTGgtgacttagaaaaaaattgtttaataatTACTATTACAATATCATCCTTCTGAGTATCGACATCCTATGCAAATGTACATTATTCAATTTGTTATTGAACTTTTAAGATTATTTTCATCCTCCAGTAATGATTTGATaataagagtgtgtgtaagtcacAGTCAAATATGTAGTCTAACAAGTGACTAAATATTAGCTTTGTACAGCTCACCGTTCTTCTACACTGATCACATGACCAAAAGAACTGATGCGATTGGCTTGTGAGAACATGTTGGCTTTTGATTCAAAAACTTAGCCGCTACGTGTCgtgctttgttttttaacatggaatttaaaagcctttaaaataGAGGTTCTCAAATTGAGCACTTGATAAGATATGTCGTAAAATCATTATTATACGATCTCAACGTTTTGATTGGTACAACATTTGTTGAttacagtaagtccccgacttacgaacaagttctGTTCCGGGAGCACATTTGTAAGTTGGATTTTTTTGTAAGTCAGACAAAGTAAGTCTTCTACACCTTTGACATGGATATACAAGGTAAAGCGGTGTTTTGATTCCGCATTATACTCTCGCACAACTGCGCCTTTAAATTGTGAGGGAAATCCAGGCGACTCAGCAGGGTCACCTGACCTTGTTTAAAAGGAACATGGGAAGACGTTGGGAGGAGGATAACGCTATACATGTTATATGGTAACTGCGTGCTGAATGGGCAGCATTTCGTTTCGGACTGTGATTTCGGACTCAATAGGGATTTTTTTCCGAACATTTGGATTATTCACCACCGgaacagctttacaggacagacattttctatcattgtgctcctggactttttgtacaatacacattaGCTGCTTCTGCAATTTGTTCGCATCTACGAACAGGTTTGTTTGTATCTGCGGAAATCCGTAATTTGAATGTTTGTAAGccggggacttactgtatttatattggAACCAATCCCCATAATACTAATGATTCATTTAAGGCattgttattaaaaaacaataaaatagaattgtaATTGAACATTGAAAAAGGCTTTGTCAAAATACGATTATCAAAGCAAGTTTGTGATTGGCATTTTaatagctttaaaataaaagttgtaACTGTACAAACCCATATGTACAACCTTGGTTATTCACCACAAGAGGATTGCTGGAAAACACTTGCTTACAAAAACCTTAACAATGTGATGTTTTTAGAATTAGACAGTCTGTTTTACAGCATTCAGTTTCTAAATACAATGAGATGTATAATGGAGGTCAGGTCTGTAATCAAGGATTTTGTaaattttgttaaacatttttaaaatgtcttttttgttgttgttcaggAAGAGatggtttttaaaatgcatttttttgtgtgtgtcctcagcAAATGGAGCGCTTTAAAATCGTAGAGCGAGAGACAAAAACGAAAGCATACTCCAAAGAGGGACTCGGGCTTGCTCAGAAAGTAGACCCCgtgcagaaagagaaagaggaggtCGGACAGTGGCTCACGGTATGTGCCAGGGATTTTATGATTTGCTCTTGGTTATTAAGCAGAGATTTTGGTCCAGAAAACAATGTAAATCAAACtcttctaaatctacaaacGTCTGTTACCTCTGCTCTGCTCTTTTACAGACGACAATATACACGTTAAACATGCAGGTGGAACAGTTTGAAAGCGAGGTGGAATCACTATCGGTCCAGACACGGAAAAAGAAAGGAGACAAAGAGGTCAGgggtttcgttttttttttttaattattattattatttattaatttttttcctctcttcagTGCATATTGCATCTTCTACATAATGTTCACGTCAAACCACGTAAGCgaacatgtaaaataaatttcccaaaaaaagggggggggggggggtaaccTGTGTTTTCTTCTGTGTTTACATTTCTTCTGGTTAAGGagaacaaatttatttatttatttagaagcaTAAATATTGTTGTTTGTGTGGTTGATGAAATGAccataaagataataataagcggttttaaaaaaattttcttctatttctttttcttcttattattatcctGCGGTAACTCTGGTTTTTTTTCTACCAGAAACAGGATCGAATAGATGAGCTGAAAAAGTTGATCGAGAGACACCGCTATCACATTCGAATGCTGGAGACCATCTTGCGAATGCTGGACAACGACTCGGTACAGGTGGACTCCATCCGTAAGATCAAGGACGACGTCGAGTACTACATCGATTCATCTCAAGATCCTGATTTCGAGGAGAATGAGTTCCTCTATGATGACCTTGACCTGGAGGATATATGTAAGCTATAGTACTTGAtttcttccccccccccccccctttttttttttttttttttttttttatgccttatTCTCAAAGCCTTAAGGTGAAGGGTTCCTTTAAAAtggctttttgtgtgtgtgtgtgtgtatttctatatataaaaaaaataataataattagccaCGCCATTGGTTGCCACATCTCCTCCAGCTCATGCGGAGGATGAAATCTTCCAGCACTCCAGTTCCACACCGACATCCACCACGTCGTCTTCCCCGATCCCGCCATCTCCGGCTACTTGCACTACGGTAAGATATCAGCACAATATGATTATTATcaatttttcacatttaaagaGTCAtgacttaattattattaatgctgtAAAGAGtattaagttttaaatgttttttttttttttttaagaattccGAGGATGATAAGAAGCGAGGTCGTTCCACAGACAGTGAATTCGGTCAGGTAATTGTAATCATTCTTGCAATTAAACATGATACATTGACAATTATTTGACCCTCATGATTATGATTTGGTTACTTTTATTGTGATTTGGTTCCAATTTAGTCTCCAGTGAAGAATGGCAATCCGTCATGCCTTTCATCCTCATCGTCCTCTTCATGTTCGGGATCCTCCTCTGCGTCAGTGGTGTCCGTGGCGACCATGGCAAGCAGCAGCAGCTCGTCTGGTGGCGGCGCCGGTGGCGGCGCCGGTAGCCTCCTGAGCAACATGGCAGGCCACGTGCAAAACTCGTGCAGCTACAGCTCTGCCATTCAGCAGCAAATGCAGCACGGCCAACAGCAGCACCAACCCAAAAATGCCATCAATTCCCAGTCCAACTCCTCTGTTCCTCCAGCTCCTTCCAGTATCCTCTTACCCAACCCAACATTAGCCACTTCTCCTACCAGTATCAGTGCACCAAGCAACCAGCCCCAGTCTCCACTCACTCCTAACTCGGCTTCCAGCCTGAGCCACGCTCTCACTATAGGCTTAGGCAAAAGTAGTGCACCAACGCCCAGTAGCGTCGGCCAGATTCCCGGCCTTGGTCTCTCAGGGATGCCGGCATCCAGGAACAGTCTCCCAGGGCCGCTGCAAGTTTCCACCCCGGCGCCGTATGCCCAGGCCGCCGCATCTGGCACCGTCAACGCCAGCGTCACAAACTCCGGTGGAGTTCCATCAGCTGGCACAAATGGAAACGGTGCCTCAACAGGTCTCCTTGGGTCGGCACCTGGCACCACAGGCATAATAAGCAGCGCGGTCTTGGGTCTGGGGACTACTCAAACTGCAGGCCAGCCGCCGTCGTCCTTGGTGGCGCCCAGCCCTATTGGAGGAGGACTGGTGCAGACGAGCAGCGTGGGCGTCATCGGGAGCAACATCGTGAACGCAACATCAGGAAGTGCAGCCGCCGTAGGAGGCACAGGGCTTCCACGCCCACCTAGTGGGCAGAAACAGAACGGTGGCACAAGTAAGCACAAATTAAACGTTATTAGTTAAACCTATGCCATAATTATacgcattaaaatgttttttgtttaattattgctGCTTACACAAAGCTTTAATTTCACCCCGATCCCTGTTTTCTTTTCCCAGCCTACAGTGCCATAGTAGCAGATAGTTCTTCTGATTCTACCCTCAGCAGTGCCAGCCAGTTACAAAACAACCAAGCCTCAACCTTAAATACCACAATCAGTCTGCCGTGAGTATAATCTTCTAACAATAATGTAGTCTAACAAGTGATTAAATGTTAGCTTTGCAAAGCTCACCGTTTTGCTACACTGATCACGTGACCAAAAGAAGCGATGCGATTggcttttgattaaaaaaaaaaacgtagccGCTACGTGTTGTGCTTTGTCTTTAACATGGAATTTCAAAGCCTTTAACATAAAGAGGTTTTCAATTGAAGCACTTGATCAGATGTCATAAAATCATTATTATAGGATCTCAATGTTTTGATTGGTACAACATTTGTTGGTACAACATGGGAGCACATTTGTAAGTTGGATTCGTTTGTAAGTCAGACAAAGTACGCCTTGTATACCTTTTgggtaaactttttttttttcctcaacaaATGGTTGCACACTGTTAAATCCTGGCGCTGCCTTATTCCCGTGGAGTGCCAGGTGTAGGTTGTGTGCTATAGCAAACACAAGAGTCTCCATTTTCAGTctttaattctatattttagaAGGAAATGTCAGGATCATGCAACATACAGATTTTCAATTTCTTCGATGGTAACGTTCGACCAAAGTAGttcgggcccaagcactatgacatccgCCCCAAgtcgtcatagtgtgtgaaggaaaAAGCTGCCATTAGGACAAATGAGCGGACCTCACACCATACATATGAAGCCCGGTACACATGTAGATCTCGCttagctgaacaactttcacattgcaggtcatgggctcaactcaacagaaaGTCAGTTATTACCCctcctagtatcaccaccggACCtatgatgccttaaacttatggcTAATAACTTCTTGTGTGACCCtgcattgagtgacatcatagagCGATGCTTTTATTTAGCTGTTTGGAGGAGCTTGatgtgaaattccacctattcAGAAATTAAATAACTTAATGTCTCCTTCGAATTAAtgtgcccactgtctttctggtgcgccCATGGGGGCGGTGCTTGGCCCCGTTCATTGCTGCTCGctacttatatttttaattgacATTCTTAGTTTAATGAGTTTAATTAGTTAAAGCTAAGATACCATGCCTGTGTCTTTTTTTAGGTCGGTGctttgtgtgacattatattaaGTGACATCACATATCACATCAAGTGACATCATGagttaatgcttttttttcccagcatctGGAGCTTTTTGGGGGTTTTACACATAAAATCCTCCCCCCTTCTCTAAActtatgtcataatggtattggttCGTCCCCACATTGTACCCACTTGTCCTTCTGCTCCGCCAGGTGGGGGGGCgcaaggtgcttgggcccgttcattgcttgcaactatatttttaaGTGACATTCCTAGTTTGACAAGTTTAATTAGTTAAAGTTAAGATGCCAtgtctgtcttttattttttatatatatatatatatatatatatatatatatatattttttttttaacagtaaggACACCGGTTCCAGCCTTCTGGGGTCTATAACTCTTCCTACCAGTTCACCATCGCCCCCGTATAGTGAGAGTAAACCAAGTGGGGGCAGCCTGTTGAATGGACCTCTTTCCTACACACAAGCAGCCGACGCCATCAAGGTCAGAAACACAATCTCCACCTGTactcagacacactcacacacctagTGCTAGAAGTGACCTGTTTTCAGCGTTTTGCTCAGGAAGAGTGTGTGTTGCCCCCATTGTGGCCCTTACTTATCGCAATTTCTCCTGGAATGGtctagtttttattatttggtcGTCATAGTTTCTgtcatgcgcacacacatgcaaacgaaacccggtacacatttagatctcATCAAGCCGAACAAATTTCCcactgcatgtcatgggctcaactcaacaggaggtcaGTTATTTCGGGTCGTTTTAAAAAACGCGTCCAGTGGATTTGGATGTACTGCTTTTTAGGGGATTTTTACGATCGTGAGAAAACCAGGTCTACGTGATCTCAATACATTTAAGGAGGgatttttttctatcttttttttttttcttcttcttcagcaTCTTGGGCTTTTTTGGAGGTGTAGACATAAAATTCTACCTTTTCTAAAATGATGTCATAATAGTATTGGTATGTCcaatttaaatgcatgtgcccactgttTTTCTGGCTGGCCATGTTACAGAATGCTTGGgctcagtaataataataataataataatatgagtattattattattgttattattgctgttgttcTTGTCACTAAAGTTTTTTAAGGCGTTGATAAATGGAAGCATAAAGCaggctgttcttttttttttttctctctctctctctctctctctctctctctctttctctgactatattattttactttttatccaGTTTGAGATTTGAGTTCTAATGAAGCTTCATCTGGAGAGAATAAACATCACTAATCCTCGTGCACATGTAGCTCATTCTCTTCTCTTCAGAGCACAGAAttttaatagaatttaaatCCAGACACTGCGATGCGCCTaatcatggatttttttttttgtgtgtgtgcgcgtcttTCTGCAGCCATTTCTGTGTTGATGGCTCTCGTGTTAATGGGTTTTGGTTTTAATAGGATTTAACCTTGTATTTCTGACCCCTAGGAGAACAGAAGAGTTCTATGGGGAAAAGGGGAATGTTTtcagtctttttatttatttatttaattttactatttatttttaatttctgtgtTCCAAAATATTTGCAATATTCATTATGGAATATGCTATTTTATTAGTATTTggttagtttttaaataataggaTGTTCTTAAGATAACTATTTTTTtgttgaaagaaaagaaagtagttcattctgtgtttttttttttttttaatacaattattatttcctCGATTAGTTAGTATTCTTGGATCTAGTTCTTTTTGCACCGAGATGTGAGAAACTGTACGTGAAGTACACAGTGacgtgaagaaaaaaaaaaaagaactgtaaCGACATCAGCTCAGCATCAGTGTTGATGCTTTTCTGTGCTGGAACATGTTGTGAAAAATTTAACTCAAATACTTGTACAGGGTTAGGGAGTAAATAGTACCGTCTCTCTTTTCTACAGTTGTGTGCTGCAAGTCGTCGAGTGCCTTAATTAATATCGCTACCAGTTTGGACAcagccggaaaaaaaaaaacatttccaatgCTCTTTTTTCTGAGCTTTTTAATGGACGCTATCTGCATCCATGTGACATTGATGTAATATTGTCTGGCCAAAATTAAACGCCTTCAGCTTCGATTACATGTCATCCAGTTCATGTATAAAAAGTGATTCCTGACACCACTCTTCTACTATCcatcaggaaaaagaaaaaaaaactccatagatgtgataatctggtcattcagtactttcaggtcgtcagctgacttcattttattgccacataacgttgaaGAGTCTAGACCGGAGCTACTAAAGCAAGTGTTAATCATAACAcagcctccagaggcttgtacagtggacactatgcatgatgggtgcatcgctttatgcacttcccttcttactctgAAAGGAAACGGAAAAAGGTCTGATGAGTACAGATTAACCcttttcattgctccaaagtccaatccttATGCTTCCTAGCACACAAAAATTCTTTTGTGATTTGTCTAAGGCCATACTAATATATTTCtacgtttttaaaaatattt harbors:
- the cnot3b gene encoding CCR4-NOT transcription complex subunit 3b isoform X2; this encodes MADKRKLQGEIDRCLKKVAEGVEQFEDIWQKLHNAANANQKEKYEADLKKEIKKLQRLRDQIKTWVASNEIKDKRQLVDNRKLIETQMERFKIVERETKTKAYSKEGLGLAQKVDPVQKEKEEVGQWLTTTIYTLNMQVEQFESEVESLSVQTRKKKGDKEDRIDELKKLIERHRYHIRMLETILRMLDNDSVQVDSIRKIKDDVEYYIDSSQDPDFEENEFLYDDLDLEDISTPLVATSPPAHAEDEIFQHSSSTPTSTTSSSPIPPSPATCTTNSEDDKKRGRSTDSEFGQSPVKNGNPSCLSSSSSSSCSGSSSASVVSVATMASSSSSSGGGAGGGAGSLLSNMAGHVQNSCSYSSAIQQQMQHGQQQHQPKNAINSQSNSSVPPAPSSILLPNPTLATSPTSISAPSNQPQSPLTPNSASSLSHALTIGLGKSSAPTPSSVGQIPGLGLSGMPASRNSLPGPLQVSTPAPYAQAAASGTVNASVTNSGGVPSAGTNGNGASTGLLGSAPGTTGIISSAVLGLGTTQTAGQPPSSLVAPSPIGGGLVQTSSVGVIGSNIVNATSGSAAAVGGTGLPRPPSGQKQNGGTTYSAIVADSSSDSTLSSASQLQNNQASTLNTTISLPKDTGSSLLGSITLPTSSPSPPYSESKPSGGSLLNGPLSYTQAADAIKPQEPLSSLKSLAETAAQGSGLEGELTALHLTGGSKVVDWNTGVCNGSDIFPSSTAPSGPPTAPQSSLSEVNIPPSLGVCPLGSIPISKEQHYQHVMQEAAWTHMPHPSDSERIRQYLMRNPCPTLPFHHQMPPPHSDSVEFYQRLSTETLFFIFYYLEGTKAQYLAAKALKKQSWRFHTKYMMWFQRHEEPKTITDEFEQGTYIYFDYEKWGQRKKEGFTFEYRYLEDRDLQ
- the cnot3b gene encoding CCR4-NOT transcription complex subunit 3b isoform X3; this encodes MADKRKLQGEIDRCLKKVAEGVEQFEDIWQKLHNAANANQKEKYEADLKKEIKKLQRLRDQIKTWVASNEIKDKRQLVDNRKLIETQMERFKIVERETKTKAYSKEGLGLAQKVDPVQKEKEEVGQWLTTTIYTLNMQVEQFESEVESLSVQTRKKKGDKEKQDRIDELKKLIERHRYHIRMLETILRMLDNDSVQVDSIRKIKDDVEYYIDSSQDPDFEENEFLYDDLDLEDISHAEDEIFQHSSSTPTSTTSSSPIPPSPATCTTNSEDDKKRGRSTDSEFGQSPVKNGNPSCLSSSSSSSCSGSSSASVVSVATMASSSSSSGGGAGGGAGSLLSNMAGHVQNSCSYSSAIQQQMQHGQQQHQPKNAINSQSNSSVPPAPSSILLPNPTLATSPTSISAPSNQPQSPLTPNSASSLSHALTIGLGKSSAPTPSSVGQIPGLGLSGMPASRNSLPGPLQVSTPAPYAQAAASGTVNASVTNSGGVPSAGTNGNGASTGLLGSAPGTTGIISSAVLGLGTTQTAGQPPSSLVAPSPIGGGLVQTSSVGVIGSNIVNATSGSAAAVGGTGLPRPPSGQKQNGGTTYSAIVADSSSDSTLSSASQLQNNQASTLNTTISLPKDTGSSLLGSITLPTSSPSPPYSESKPSGGSLLNGPLSYTQAADAIKPQEPLSSLKSLAETAAQGSGLEGELTALHLTGGSKVVDWNTGVCNGSDIFPSSTAPSGPPTAPQSSLSEVNIPPSLGVCPLGSIPISKEQHYQHVMQEAAWTHMPHPSDSERIRQYLMRNPCPTLPFHHQMPPPHSDSVEFYQRLSTETLFFIFYYLEGTKAQYLAAKALKKQSWRFHTKYMMWFQRHEEPKTITDEFEQGTYIYFDYEKWGQRKKEGFTFEYRYLEDRDLQ